The following is a genomic window from Chloracidobacterium sp..
GCAAGGGGAATATTAACAAAGCCGTTATTATCGCCGTCTATCGCATGTGCGAGATCCTTCATCGCGATCGTTTGCCGAAGGATGCCGATACGGCCCGAACTGTCGCGCTTTACCGTATCGAGCACCTGCCGCATAAGCTCGATACGCGACCATGGGTAATTCGCGTAAACGGCTTCGCCGATCTTTGCCGGTTTCGCGCCTGCTTTGATGAGTTCGGATGCGACCTTAAGTGTCCTGTCCGATGTGTTCGGAAAGTGGAAAGATCCCGTGTCAGTCACCAGCGCCATATAGACACATTCGGCGATCTCCTTGGTAACGCGACCGCCGATGGCTTTACAAAGGTTGTAGATCATTTCGCCGACCGCCGACGCTGTCGAGTCGATCCAGTTTATGGTGCCGAAGTGCTCACTGGTCGCATGGTGATCGATATTCACAGTGAACTGTTCGCGAAGCCCGGCGATGCCCGGCCTCTCTATGTCGCTGCATTCGATGACCAGAACCGCATCGTAGGCCCTGTCGATAGATCGAATATCGCGGATCGAATCGGCGCCCGGCAGCGTCCTGTATGCAGGCGGCACATCACCGTTAACGATCACCTCTGATCGCTTTCCCAACGACAACAGGAGCCAATGAAGACCGAGTGAAGAACCGACGCCGTCACCATCCGGTTTGATGTGGGTGGTTATCGCAAAATCGCTCTTGCTTTCAATTAATTCAACTACCTGACTTAACACTTCTTACAATTACGATGTCAGATGCTGTTCATCTGAACCTTCGTTCGAATTATCCTCAGCCTGCGGCGGTATATCCAGCGTTTCAAGAAGCTCGTTCACACGCGCGGCGTTCTCTTCGGCCGAATCTCTGACGAAGTGGATGTGCGGCGCAT
Proteins encoded in this region:
- a CDS encoding bifunctional oligoribonuclease/PAP phosphatase NrnA; translation: MLSQVVELIESKSDFAITTHIKPDGDGVGSSLGLHWLLLSLGKRSEVIVNGDVPPAYRTLPGADSIRDIRSIDRAYDAVLVIECSDIERPGIAGLREQFTVNIDHHATSEHFGTINWIDSTASAVGEMIYNLCKAIGGRVTKEIAECVYMALVTDTGSFHFPNTSDRTLKVASELIKAGAKPAKIGEAVYANYPWSRIELMRQVLDTVKRDSSGRIGILRQTIAMKDLAHAIDGDNNGFVNIPLAARDVQASIYIREIGENVFRVSLRSKGDINVAKVAESFGGGGHKNAAGLGIEGTWDEVELKLTTAVQAAMRSADNGSGH